ACACGACGAGAAAGCAGCACAGCTTCCTAAAGCACCTAATACAGCTCCCATTTTGTGcttaaaaacgcaaaaaatctTCTGtgatcaaaaaggaaaactcgtcTGCTGCGATAGTACTTTGAGTATCTGGTTATGACGTCACTGAGCTGCAAAAATCAAGCAGTGGATTGTGGGTTAAAAGGAGTTTTCTCTGTGCTAAGTTTTCGTTAAATTTATCTGTTATCTATCCAATTTGTCGTATTTAATGCCTTATTGAATGTCTTAAATTGTTGGCACGttacttgtttaaaaaaatttgacacaTTTCCAGAAGATTCGGAAAGGTATAGAAAACACTTTCCTGAGAGCCCGCGGTTTAATCTGCTGTACAACACAGACAGGTGTTTTTGAAAGCGTTGGAAAACACGACACAGACATGAACGAAGACATAGAAGATGACGGAGGGgaaattcaaacatttcttcatcAACATCACGCTGGCTGCGTCTTATCCAGGCTTCACGATCTGCGGGAAAGAGAAGAACTTTGTGATGTTACACTTGTGGTGGAGGGAAGAGCCATCCAGGCTCACAGAGCTGTGTTGGCGGCGTCTAGTCAATACTTCAACGCCATGTTTACAGCTAAGATGAGTGAAAGAAATCAGGCGACGGTAAGGCtaatatttgattttaatggctAATTGTTGCTTGGGGTGATTTGTGTGTATAAGGTTGGTCAACACATCTCCATCAACTTTTCATCTCAGACGGTGTGTTTGTGGGAAAATTTTTACTAAGAACAAGACATGAGCATATTGTTAAGAGCCTGAAGTCTTGTTTTGTGATATCAgactaaaaaattaattaatagcTGGCGGGGATACTCCTGTATCCTAGCAACAACCGAGATTATGAAGAAGTTTCCAATACATTTAGCTTCAAGTGTGTACGGGTAATGTTACAGTATAATGACAAAGTTAAATGATCATAAACTATAAACATAGATAATGTATTGTAGCAGACAATGTAAAATCAACACAGAATACTCATTGCTGcaaatttaatttatccatTTTTATTGAAGGTGGAGATCAAGGGGATTGATTTTGTGTCAGCAGAAACTCTCATAAACTTTGCCTACACATCACAACTCACAATCACTGACTCCAGAGTTCAAAATCTATTTCTGGCTGCAGATCTGCTTCAGTTCAAATGGGTTAAAGACTCTTGCATTCACTTTATCATGCAGCAAATAGACATCACAAACTGTCTGGGTGTACGAGCACTTGCTGAAAGACATTCCTGCAAGGCCATGTATGAAGCTGCCACACGTTTTGTTACTGAGAACTTTCTGAAAGTCTCTCAAACTGAAGACTTTCATAATCTCAACCTTAATGAAGTGCTTGAGTTAGTGAAGAGAGATGATGTGAATGTGTCTGatgaaatagaaatatttaaaGCATGCATGGGATGGATTGAATACAACACTGTGAGCAGGAAGCAACACCTTGCTGAATTTTTAAAGGCAATGAGGCTGCCTTTTATTCCTGTGAAAAATCTTCAGAAACATGTGAGTGGACATGATTTGGTGAAACATGATGTTTTTAGCAGGGACATAGTTGAGGAAGCAGCAACATTTCATTTTGAGCATGCTGGGATGAAAATGAGAGACTCATATGCTGAAACTGTGTACATACTTGGAGGAGAAACATCATTCATGAAAGAAGTAAAGACTGTTGAAAGATTTAATCCAGAGAGTACACAATGGGAGGGAGTGAAGTCTATGACTGAAGCACGAGCATCATTCACTGTGGCTACCTTAGAGGGTAAGTTGTATGTTATAGGAGGTTATCGTCGTGGAAGGAAGCTGAACTCCATGGAGTGTTATGATCCAGCACAGAATGGCTGGGTCAGTTTACAGCCAATGAGCAAGTGTCAAGGTGATGTGCGTGCTGCAGTACTCGATGGCTTTATTTACGTGGCTGGAGGATCCAGTGAAGGTCTGCTGACATGCAGGTAAGGGGAGTTATGTTTGAATGCAATTTTGTGGGGAGGTCATGTTTTAAGCTGTAATGTTTTCATCAGTGGTctgtacaaaatgcagactgcagactgggcataaaatgcagactgagaattgAAACTCTTTTTTCACCTGATATATGATAACACATATTAGTATTTGTGTAGTCACCAAACagatgagagataaaaccaccggaaaagtaaacaaatagcCAATCAATGAAGGAACAGTTTTAGTCTCAGTCCtcatttttcaacaaaataaacaattgaaaAGATGAAGAGTATGGACCACCTATAAAACTGTCAATAATTGACAATTATTGTTTCTCTGATGTTGCATATGCTAATTAATCAATACTGACATGCTGCatgcaaagtgagaagactatattaAGGCTTGAAATCCTATTAAGAACAACTGTGGCCACTTTGTTAGAACAACTATGGCCACTTtgttaataacaaaaaatatatcagGAAATAAGtaaggaatattccacaatagtgcaaatgatgATGAAAGATGATCACGGACTGGTGATTACCTGACACGTGGTAAGTTATTAGATGACATGTTG
The sequence above is a segment of the Pocillopora verrucosa isolate sample1 chromosome 5, ASM3666991v2, whole genome shotgun sequence genome. Coding sequences within it:
- the LOC131778202 gene encoding kelch-like protein diablo, which gives rise to MNEDIEDDGGEIQTFLHQHHAGCVLSRLHDLREREELCDVTLVVEGRAIQAHRAVLAASSQYFNAMFTAKMSERNQATVEIKGIDFVSAETLINFAYTSQLTITDSRVQNLFLAADLLQFKWVKDSCIHFIMQQIDITNCLGVRALAERHSCKAMYEAATRFVTENFLKVSQTEDFHNLNLNEVLELVKRDDVNVSDEIEIFKACMGWIEYNTVSRKQHLAEFLKAMRLPFIPVKNLQKHVSGHDLVKHDVFSRDIVEEAATFHFEHAGMKMRDSYAETVYILGGETSFMKEVKTVERFNPESTQWEGVKSMTEARASFTVATLEGKLYVIGGYRRGRKLNSMECYDPAQNGWVSLQPMSKCQGDVRAAVLDGFIYVAGGSSEGLLTCSYVERYSPFAEGWQVVASMHRQRRRFALAVLDTHIYAVGGFDDSRGDLKHVEYYDGSTNTWTEVKPMHCCRYDFGAVSLSGFLYAVGGANGRRGSLNTVERFDPTMNEWSMVAPLKHCRGGVSVAVHCGKIFAMNGMNEYMSIVDSTECYNEVQDKWSSLAACTHTARFSAAAIVYPPVIQLHVKSLHGSACHEQQ